A single region of the Brienomyrus brachyistius isolate T26 chromosome 10, BBRACH_0.4, whole genome shotgun sequence genome encodes:
- the LOC125751135 gene encoding mid1-interacting protein 1-like — protein sequence MMQMNGELSCNKHSLMNVMNRFIAAANNMDETIMVPSVLRDVPVDEPLTQPASNNNEEAAFPDKQRDMYERYLLVKSIRNDMEWGLLRRDLCAGGFVDRTAKRQQEEVCGGSFVDDGADLEGQFHFHLRGLFGVLSKLTVQADHLTNRYKREIGGGNYIR from the coding sequence ATGATGCAAATGAATGGCGAGCTGTCTTGCAATAAGCACTCCCTGATGAACGTGATGAATCGCTTCATTGCCGCCGCCAACAACATGGACGAGACTATCATGGTGCCCAGCGTGCTGCGGGATGTCCCTGTGGATGAGCCGCTGACCCAGCCCGCATCCAACAATAACGAAGAAGCTGCTTTTCCCGACAAGCAGAGAGACATGTATGAGCGCTACTTGCTAGTGAAGTCGATCCGGAACGACATGGAATGGGGTCTTCTGAGGAGGGATCTTTGTGCTGGGGGGTTTGTGGACAGAACCGCTAAACGGCAACAGGAGGAGGTTTGCGGAGGCAGTTTTGTGGATGATGGGGCAGACCTGGAGGGCCAGTTCCACTTTCACCTGCGGGGCCTTTTTGGGGTCCTGTCCAAGCTCACAGTGCAGGCAGACCACCTCACCAACCGGTACAAGAGGGAGATTGGTGGCGGAAACTATATCAGATAA
- the tspan7 gene encoding tetraspanin-7: MSSPSRRLQTKPVITCLKTFLISYSLIFWFTGVILLAVGVWGKVSLEAYISLATDEGTNAPYVLIGTGAVIVIFGLFGCFATCRGSTWMLKLYAMFLTLVFLAELVAGISGFLFRHEIKAKFSSKYDEAVKNYDGKDHRSQAVDTIQRSLKCCGVRNYKDWGNTSYFKEDGVPASCCKDTTHCTPDVRKDLEQAADEVYGTGCFVLVTDVMESNLGIIAGISFGIAFFQLIGIFLACCLSRYITNNQYEMV; encoded by the exons ATGTCTTCTCCCTCTAGGCGGCTGCAGACCAAGCCCGTGATAACGTGCCTGAAGACCTTCCTTATTTCTTACAGCCTTATATTCTGG TTCACAGGAGTCATTCTGCTGGCTGTGGGTGTTTGGGGAAAGGTGAGTCTAGAGGCATACATCTCCTTGGCGACGGATGAGGGCACTAATGCCCCTTACGTCCTCATTGGAACTGGGGCCGTCATTGTCATCTTTGGCCTGTTTGGCTGCTTTGCAACTTGCAGAGGAAGCACCTGGATGCTGAAGCTA TACGCCATGTTTTTAACGCTGGTGTTTTTGGCCGAACTTGTGGCGGGAATCTCTGGCTTCCTCTTCAGACACGAG ATAAAAGCCAAATTTAGCAGCAAGTATGACGAAGCTGTTAAAAACTACGACGGTAAGGACCACAGAAGCCAGGCGGTGGACACCATCCAGAGGAGT CTGAAATGCTGCGGTGTGAGAAACTACAAAGATTGGGGGAACACCAGCTATTTCAAAGAGGACGGCGTTCCCGCCAGCTGCTGCAAGGACACCACCCACTGCACTCCGGATGTCCGCAAAGACCTGGAGCAGGCCGCCGACGAGGTGTACGGCACG GGATGCTTCGTGCTGGTGACGGACGTGATGGAGTCCAACCTGGGAATCATTGCGGGCATATCCTTCGGAATAGCTTTCTTCCAG CTCATTGGGATATTCCTGGCCTGCTGCTTGTCCCGGTACATCACCAACAACCAGTATGAGATGGTCTAG